In the Deinococcus yavapaiensis KR-236 genome, AGGTCGTGACGGTCGCGCGAAAGCGCCAATCGCGCAGGTACGCCAAAAACGTCTCGTCGAACAAGCCCAAGCCGCGCAGGTAGGCGAGGTGTACGTCCTCGAAGCGCCAGCTCTCCAGCATCGACAACGCCGTCTCCAACCCGGCCCACACGGCGTAGCCGCCTTCGAAGGGGGCGCGGCGGATGTACAAGTCGAAGGTCGCTTCCTGCTCGTGCAGACCGTGACGCAAGTACCCGGCGAGCATCGTAAGTTGATAGAGGTCGGTGAACAGGGGGCTGACGACGTCCGTCACAAAGGTAGGATCGCACGCGTTCAGGAACCGACGGCGGAGCTTCAAGGCCCGCTCAAGAAGCTCGAAAATCTCCTCGGTAAAAGGGCTCCCGGTCGGAACCGGGAGCCCTTTTGCGCGCAATTCCACTTAGAAGAAGATCTTGAGGCCCGCCTTCGCGCCGAGACCGAAGCCGCCCGTGGCGGTCGAAGCGAGGTTCGTGCCGACGCCCGCGTTGCTGAGGTAGTAGCGGGGCGTCGCTTCGGCGAAAGCGCCGATGGTGTCCGTGAAGCGCAAGTCGACGCCCGCGATGCCCTGCACGAAAATGTCGGTCGCTTGATCGGTCGCGCCCGCGTTGTTCGCGTTGGAACGCGCGCTGGAGTAGGAGATTCCGGCGCCCGCGCCGACGTACGGTGACAAAAAGCCGCTGCCGAGGGTGAAGGTGGTGCCGAGCTCTCCTTCGAGAGCGTTCGTGTCCGGTTGGTAGTTCACGCCGAGACGCAAGCCGAGACCGCCGAACACTTGCGTGTTCCCGACGAGGATGCCGTACCCGATCGGCACGTTGCCCGCGAGGAGGCCGCCCGAAGAGGCGTTGATGCCGACGAACGTGGTCGGCCGAGCGGCGACACCGAAGTCTCGACCGGGGGCCTCGGTGACGACGACCGTGGTGCCCGTCCCGGGATTCACGGCGACGCCCGTGGACGGCGTCGTGGGAGTCGTCGCGGTGCTGGGAGTCGCGGGTGTCGTCGTCGTGGTCGTCGTGCTCGGCGTGGTGGCCATGGTGGTCGACGTGCTCGGCGCGGGAGGCGTCGTGGCCGTGGTCGTCGACGTGCTGGGAGCGGCAGGCGTGGTGGCCGTCTGGTTCACGCGCGCTTCGAGGGCGGCGATGCGCGCTTCGAGCGCCGTGGTATTCGCCGCGGCGCCCGCCGGGCCAGCCGGACCTTGAGCGCCCGCGGGACCGGCGGGGCCAGCCGGAC is a window encoding:
- a CDS encoding S-layer homology domain-containing protein, producing the protein MRHLSLALTVALGLGVAGAQTSTNTTTQTQTTTQTTSTTTQAPVQFTDVPAGHWARDAVNFIVQRGLIQGFPDGTFRGSQNLTRYEAALIFFRLLQSGNLNQLNPDELATITRGMQEVSTELAAVSARVTDLERASTEQQARIAALEQQIQALSQSSNTAALQDRIAALEAQVRALPTTAPAGPAGAQGPAGPAGAQGPAGPAGDVGPAGAQGPAGPAGPAGAQGPAGPAGPAGAQGPAGPAGAAANTTALEARIAALEARVNQTATTPAAPSTSTTTATTPPAPSTSTTMATTPSTTTTTTTPATPSTATTPTTPSTGVAVNPGTGTTVVVTEAPGRDFGVAARPTTFVGINASSGGLLAGNVPIGYGILVGNTQVFGGLGLRLGVNYQPDTNALEGELGTTFTLGSGFLSPYVGAGAGISYSSARSNANNAGATDQATDIFVQGIAGVDLRFTDTIGAFAEATPRYYLSNAGVGTNLASTATGGFGLGAKAGLKIFF